The proteins below are encoded in one region of Candidatus Binatia bacterium:
- a CDS encoding PhoU domain-containing protein, with amino-acid sequence MLDLLRSTEPLKEMGDNFSQMLEMSRQLTVAAGELYFGEAGKPEERTEIYRRDVKVNKLERRIRKQVIKHLSLGLNSADLPYCLLLMSLVKDVERIGDYAKNLTEVHDFRPELLPDDDIVAELREIRVEVEGAFSATLDIFQKSDRERAMELIQQGKTTGQRCDALIVRIARSGYDAGAATAVVLGTRYYKRIGAHSTNVLTSVVMPLHKLDYYDEHTAARIVDS; translated from the coding sequence ATGTTGGATCTGTTGCGTTCCACCGAGCCGTTGAAAGAGATGGGAGACAACTTCTCCCAGATGCTTGAGATGTCTCGCCAGCTCACGGTTGCAGCCGGGGAGCTCTACTTCGGCGAAGCCGGAAAGCCGGAAGAGCGGACTGAGATCTACCGTCGTGACGTGAAGGTGAACAAGCTCGAGCGGCGGATCCGCAAACAGGTCATCAAGCATCTCTCGCTTGGCCTCAATAGCGCCGACCTGCCGTACTGTCTTCTGCTCATGAGTCTCGTGAAGGACGTCGAGCGTATCGGCGACTACGCGAAGAATCTGACCGAGGTTCACGACTTCCGCCCCGAGCTCCTGCCCGACGACGACATCGTCGCCGAGCTCCGTGAGATCCGCGTCGAAGTAGAAGGCGCGTTTTCCGCGACACTCGACATCTTCCAGAAGTCGGACCGCGAGCGCGCGATGGAGCTCATCCAGCAGGGCAAGACGACGGGGCAGCGCTGCGACGCACTCATCGTGCGGATCGCCCGGAGCGGGTACGACGCGGGCGCCGCGACGGCAGTGGTTCTCGGCACGCGCTACTACAAGCGGATCGGCGCGCACTCGACGAACGTTCTCACGAGCGTAGTGATGCCGCTGCACAAGCTGGACTACTACGACGAGCACACCGCGGCGCGAATCGTCGACTCCTAG
- a CDS encoding TetR/AcrR family transcriptional regulator, which produces MGLPDAKPTRGSRRKQRNRERLVTAAATILSRKGVDAATIAEITEEADLGFGTFYNHFESKEAIVDEVLSSGLEALGAALDRLTQGMDDPARVLATCFRHLLATPDRDPVWAWFILRMPDASTRLTQHFQHRALRDVEEGVRSGRFKRGHAASLTIALSGLILEGMRAKLSGTATNEIDPHLTSYSLRLLGVSEDEAQQLAHGPLPPIE; this is translated from the coding sequence ATGGGCCTCCCCGACGCGAAACCCACGCGCGGCAGCCGCCGAAAACAGCGGAACCGAGAGCGGCTGGTCACCGCAGCCGCCACCATCCTGTCGCGAAAGGGAGTCGATGCCGCCACGATCGCGGAGATCACCGAAGAAGCCGACCTCGGCTTCGGAACGTTCTACAACCACTTCGAGTCGAAGGAGGCGATCGTCGACGAGGTTCTGTCGAGCGGCTTGGAAGCGCTCGGGGCCGCGCTGGATCGTCTCACCCAGGGCATGGACGATCCCGCCCGCGTTCTCGCGACATGCTTCCGACACCTCCTGGCCACGCCCGACCGCGATCCGGTGTGGGCCTGGTTCATCCTCCGCATGCCCGACGCCAGTACGCGGCTGACGCAGCACTTCCAACATCGCGCGCTGCGCGACGTCGAGGAGGGCGTGCGCAGCGGCCGGTTCAAACGTGGTCACGCGGCGAGCTTGACCATTGCACTCTCCGGCCTGATTCTCGAAGGCATGCGGGCGAAGCTCTCCGGCACAGCGACCAACGAGATCGACCCGCATCTCACGTCGTACTCGCTCCGCCTGCTCGGGGTCAGCGAAGACGAAGCGCAGCAGCTCGCGCACGGACCGCTTCCTCCGATCGAGTAG